Proteins from one Candidatus Eisenbacteria bacterium genomic window:
- a CDS encoding serine/threonine protein kinase, with the protein MRLSSGTRLGPYEVISPLGAGGMGEVYRARDTRLGRDVAIKVLPQHLNENPEVHARFEREARTISSLNHPHICTLHDVGRAPGEGGSGETDYLVMELIEGETLAQRLEKGPLPLAETLRLGIQIADALDRAHRAGIVHRDFKPGNVMLTRSGAKLMDFGLARPTGMGSAGGGSGVSFANLSQSPTRA; encoded by the coding sequence ATGCGCCTATCCAGCGGCACCCGTCTGGGCCCCTATGAAGTGATTTCGCCGCTCGGGGCCGGCGGCATGGGCGAGGTCTACCGCGCCCGTGATACGCGCCTCGGGCGCGACGTCGCCATCAAGGTGCTTCCGCAGCACCTGAACGAGAACCCCGAAGTCCACGCCCGCTTCGAACGCGAGGCGCGCACCATCTCGAGCCTCAATCACCCGCACATCTGCACGCTGCACGACGTGGGACGGGCGCCCGGCGAGGGCGGGTCGGGCGAAACCGACTACCTGGTGATGGAGCTGATCGAAGGCGAGACGCTGGCACAGCGACTCGAGAAGGGTCCGCTGCCGCTCGCCGAAACGCTGCGGCTCGGCATCCAGATCGCCGACGCACTCGACCGCGCGCATCGCGCCGGAATCGTCCATCGCGACTTCAAGCCCGGCAACGTCATGCTCACGCGCTCGGGCGCCAAGCTCATGGACTTTGGCCTCGCGCGACCGACGGGAATGGGTTCGGCGGGCGGAGGCAGCGGCGTCTCGTTCGCCAACCTCTCCCAGTCACCGACCCGCGCC
- a CDS encoding damage-inducible protein DinB → MPGMHDSTLLETLLDSWDRNNAILVNLLRLVPEGGFETSAAEGSPTVGQLFTHMHFVRLAFISENAPEFAKPVPDEWVAERDVERLALMLNESAAALREAVSGRLESGLPMNQHYDHPILFLQHMIWHEGYHHGQIKLALKLTGQPIADKQAGRGTWGVWMRKT, encoded by the coding sequence ATGCCAGGCATGCACGACTCGACACTGCTCGAAACCCTGCTCGACTCATGGGATCGGAACAACGCGATCCTCGTGAACCTGCTTCGACTCGTACCGGAGGGCGGATTCGAGACCAGCGCGGCCGAGGGCAGCCCGACGGTCGGGCAGCTGTTCACGCACATGCACTTCGTGCGACTCGCGTTCATCTCGGAGAACGCCCCCGAGTTCGCGAAGCCGGTGCCGGACGAATGGGTGGCCGAGCGCGATGTTGAACGTCTGGCGCTCATGTTGAACGAGAGTGCCGCGGCACTGCGCGAAGCAGTCAGCGGCCGATTGGAATCCGGCCTGCCGATGAACCAGCACTACGACCACCCGATCCTGTTCCTTCAGCACATGATCTGGCACGAGGGCTATCACCACGGCCAGATCAAGCTGGCGCTCAAGCTGACGGGTCAGCCGATCGCGGACAAGCAGGCGGGACGAGGGACGTGGGGCGTGTGGATGCGGAAGACGTGA
- a CDS encoding molybdopterin synthase sulfur carrier subunit, translating into MDAAQEVTLFVPGTLRTFCEGKAQLTLTVTGLPNLLMQLERHYPALHSNVCDETGRVRPHLNVFVNADNVRDRQGLATAVASGDVITILPAVSGG; encoded by the coding sequence ATGGACGCCGCCCAGGAAGTCACCCTGTTCGTTCCCGGCACGTTGCGAACCTTTTGCGAAGGCAAGGCGCAACTCACGCTCACGGTGACGGGCCTGCCGAACTTGCTCATGCAACTCGAGCGTCACTACCCTGCACTCCACTCCAATGTCTGTGATGAAACCGGGCGAGTGAGACCCCACCTCAACGTATTCGTCAACGCCGACAACGTGCGTGATCGGCAAGGCCTCGCGACCGCCGTGGCCTCCGGAGACGTCATCACGATCCTTCCTGCGGTCTCGGGGGGCTGA
- a CDS encoding exo-alpha-sialidase: protein MADRAIVAIGTKKGLFVAESGRSRRGFSLSGPFGAGVPAYAALIDTRGTPRLYFSSCNPFFGMKVMRSTNLGKSFKPTASAPAFAKSDGRALANIWSLEPGPGKKDLWCGVEPASLFRSQDGGDSWEMVSSISDHAHARQWHPGNGGLCMHTILTDGPRMHLGISTGGHYLSEDGGATFRAANTGVGAGFTPDPYPEFGQCVHKMARHDDAPGRLYMQNHGGWAKWDGPGGPRPDIGVLRSDDYGSTWRSIARGLPSDFGFPIVVHPQDADTVYVMPLDPMTRTCPDSAPAVWRSENGGDSWRKLAKGLPRKSSYFTVQRDGMDIDRMKSPALYFGTTTGQLWIGREGGEQWECLFDSLPPIHCVKVAVV, encoded by the coding sequence ATGGCGGACCGCGCGATCGTTGCGATTGGAACCAAGAAGGGACTGTTCGTTGCCGAGAGTGGCCGGTCGCGTCGCGGTTTCTCGCTCAGCGGTCCGTTCGGGGCAGGCGTGCCCGCGTACGCGGCACTGATCGACACGCGCGGCACACCGCGCCTGTACTTCTCGAGCTGCAACCCGTTCTTCGGCATGAAGGTGATGCGGTCCACCAACCTCGGGAAGTCGTTCAAGCCGACCGCGTCGGCCCCTGCGTTCGCGAAGAGTGACGGCCGCGCGCTCGCGAACATCTGGTCGCTCGAACCCGGCCCCGGCAAGAAAGACCTGTGGTGCGGCGTCGAGCCCGCATCGCTGTTCCGAAGCCAGGATGGCGGCGACTCCTGGGAGATGGTGTCCAGCATCAGCGATCATGCGCATGCGCGGCAGTGGCACCCGGGCAACGGCGGCCTGTGCATGCACACGATTCTCACCGACGGTCCGCGCATGCACCTGGGCATTTCCACCGGCGGTCACTACCTGAGTGAGGACGGCGGCGCCACGTTTCGCGCGGCCAATACCGGGGTGGGCGCCGGATTCACGCCGGACCCGTACCCCGAGTTCGGACAGTGCGTGCACAAGATGGCGCGCCATGACGACGCCCCCGGACGGCTCTACATGCAGAACCATGGTGGCTGGGCGAAGTGGGATGGGCCCGGCGGCCCGCGTCCCGACATCGGCGTGCTGCGGAGCGACGACTACGGCTCGACCTGGCGATCGATCGCCAGAGGCCTGCCATCGGACTTCGGCTTCCCGATCGTGGTGCACCCTCAGGACGCAGACACCGTGTACGTGATGCCGCTGGATCCCATGACGCGCACCTGCCCGGACAGCGCTCCGGCGGTCTGGCGCAGCGAGAACGGCGGCGACTCGTGGCGCAAGCTCGCCAAAGGTCTGCCGCGCAAGTCCAGCTACTTCACCGTGCAGCGCGACGGCATGGACATCGACCGCATGAAATCCCCTGCGCTCTACTTCGGTACGACGACCGGCCAGTTGTGGATCGGTCGTGAAGGCGGAGAGCAGTGGGAATGCCTGTTCGATTCGCTGCCCCCGATCCACTGCGTGAAAGTGGCGGTCGTGTAG
- a CDS encoding DinB family protein, translating into MQSIELLRVNLRQSRDRTLARVEEMREACVVFPTSNGGCHTLWVLGHLAYIELLVVRTFMLGEPNPLAHWEEVFDGADVSGEIRQYPQFDEVLARCREVRASTLALLESFSEADLDKASVRIPAGFEDTFGTYRLCVQYVADHWYMHRGQLADSRRSAGLERMWV; encoded by the coding sequence ATGCAATCCATCGAGCTCTTGCGCGTCAACTTGAGGCAGAGCAGAGATCGCACTCTGGCTCGAGTCGAAGAGATGCGAGAAGCGTGCGTCGTGTTCCCGACCTCGAACGGCGGCTGCCATACGCTGTGGGTCCTCGGGCACCTGGCTTACATCGAGCTGCTGGTGGTCCGCACCTTCATGCTTGGCGAACCGAACCCGCTCGCGCACTGGGAGGAAGTCTTCGACGGCGCGGATGTGAGCGGAGAGATCCGCCAATACCCTCAGTTTGACGAGGTGCTTGCCAGGTGTCGTGAGGTGCGCGCGTCGACTCTGGCGCTCCTCGAGTCGTTCTCCGAAGCCGATCTCGACAAGGCGAGCGTGCGAATCCCTGCAGGCTTCGAAGATACGTTCGGCACCTATCGCCTGTGCGTGCAGTATGTCGCCGACCATTGGTACATGCATCGCGGGCAGTTGGCCGATTCACGCCGATCAGCCGGATTGGAGCGAATGTGGGTGTAG
- a CDS encoding MOSC domain-containing protein, with product MGVDVTPIELGRIEALFRYPVKSMAGERLEAGTMDWHGLEGDRRLALRKLDDRGGFPWLTASKLPDLLRFAPHRDGNGDQGALPTHIRTPNGETLPVYGEELATEIEHRLGAPVQMMHMKHGIFDEASVSVIASDTVAEITRLAGQSPDVRRFRPNVLVRLLRSGPFQEDAWVGGVLRLGEGVDAPAVAVTMRDVRCSMVNFDPDSASPAPEMLKAVVRVHENTAGIYGTVTRIGRLAVGQPIFLHPASESPGGRT from the coding sequence GTGGGTGTAGACGTCACGCCCATCGAACTCGGACGCATCGAGGCGCTCTTCCGCTATCCCGTGAAGTCCATGGCCGGCGAGCGACTCGAAGCGGGCACAATGGACTGGCACGGCCTCGAGGGAGACCGGCGCCTGGCGCTGCGAAAGCTCGATGATCGCGGTGGGTTTCCGTGGCTCACCGCAAGCAAGCTTCCCGACCTGCTCCGGTTTGCACCACACCGCGATGGAAACGGCGATCAGGGAGCGCTTCCGACGCACATACGCACGCCGAATGGTGAAACGCTTCCGGTATACGGGGAGGAGCTCGCCACGGAGATCGAACATCGGCTCGGGGCTCCCGTGCAGATGATGCACATGAAGCACGGCATCTTCGACGAAGCGAGCGTCTCCGTGATTGCGTCCGATACGGTGGCGGAAATCACACGACTCGCGGGACAGAGCCCGGACGTACGACGTTTTCGCCCGAACGTTCTGGTTCGCCTGCTGCGCTCGGGTCCGTTCCAGGAGGACGCGTGGGTGGGCGGCGTGCTCCGCTTGGGCGAGGGGGTCGATGCGCCAGCCGTCGCCGTCACGATGCGTGACGTTCGCTGCTCGATGGTAAACTTCGATCCGGACTCAGCGAGTCCCGCTCCGGAAATGCTGAAGGCGGTCGTGCGCGTGCACGAGAACACCGCGGGAATCTACGGCACGGTCACTCGCATCGGGCGACTGGCGGTCGGACAGCCGATCTTTCTCCATCCTGCGTCCGAGAGTCCCGGAGGTCGCACATGA
- a CDS encoding T9SS type A sorting domain-containing protein — protein MNRQRLHHILFAVCLCLAIALPGTAGAYQQADLQGVWEFQSLASGPGAPWWERSRATIASNGSFIAHTNDISGGADTLQASLALSPSGVVTFAGSPAFRGVLDAGTTVLVGTDTWSSGSPGTTELRVGLKMGVGYALSNLSGPWELNIIASGPGAPWWERGRITVAADGNFSGTLTDHLGQPDASSGSLGLTSGGILTLAGSNTGRGAMDVGRTVMVMTSTWDGFAAGTADLTVGVKMASSYALADLVGTWELNSLATGPGAPRWGRGQMTIAANGSYVGSSTASNGESGPISGTYSITPQGVVTRAGSSTIRGALDAGKTVLVGTDIWATTSPGTTELLIATKMAIGATSDVPSEAALSFALDPVRPNPSRASTLTFRLALPGTAPAQLELLDVSGRRVAEREVGSLGAGRHTVALGAGLQLAPGVYMARLRAGSSVRVARVVVLD, from the coding sequence ATGAATCGACAGCGCCTGCACCACATCCTGTTCGCCGTGTGCCTGTGCCTCGCAATCGCGTTGCCCGGTACCGCGGGTGCATACCAGCAGGCGGATCTTCAAGGCGTCTGGGAATTCCAGAGCCTCGCGTCGGGCCCGGGTGCCCCGTGGTGGGAACGTTCGCGCGCTACGATCGCGAGCAACGGAAGCTTCATCGCCCACACGAACGACATCAGCGGCGGTGCCGACACGCTGCAGGCCTCACTCGCGCTCTCGCCCTCCGGCGTCGTCACGTTCGCCGGGTCGCCAGCGTTTCGAGGCGTTCTGGACGCGGGCACCACGGTCCTGGTGGGAACGGACACCTGGTCGAGCGGCAGCCCGGGCACGACCGAGCTCAGAGTGGGCCTCAAAATGGGTGTGGGTTACGCACTCTCGAACCTGAGTGGCCCATGGGAACTCAACATCATTGCCTCCGGTCCGGGCGCGCCATGGTGGGAACGCGGGCGAATCACGGTGGCGGCCGATGGCAACTTCTCGGGCACGTTGACGGACCATCTGGGCCAGCCGGATGCCAGTAGCGGCTCACTCGGCCTGACATCGGGCGGGATCCTGACCCTCGCGGGATCGAACACCGGCCGCGGAGCCATGGACGTCGGCAGAACCGTGATGGTGATGACCAGCACCTGGGACGGTTTTGCCGCTGGCACCGCCGACCTGACCGTGGGCGTGAAGATGGCGAGCAGCTACGCCCTCGCGGACCTCGTCGGCACGTGGGAACTGAACAGCCTTGCGACCGGCCCCGGCGCACCGCGCTGGGGGCGAGGCCAGATGACCATTGCCGCCAACGGCAGCTACGTCGGCTCGAGCACGGCGAGCAACGGCGAGAGCGGCCCGATCAGCGGCACTTACAGCATCACGCCCCAGGGCGTCGTCACGCGCGCGGGATCGAGCACGATCCGTGGTGCGCTCGATGCGGGCAAGACCGTGCTCGTTGGAACCGACATTTGGGCCACCACGAGCCCGGGGACCACCGAGCTCTTGATCGCAACCAAGATGGCGATCGGCGCGACGTCCGATGTGCCCTCCGAAGCAGCGCTCTCGTTTGCACTCGATCCCGTGCGCCCGAATCCTTCTCGCGCCAGCACGCTGACCTTTCGCCTTGCGCTGCCAGGTACGGCGCCGGCGCAGCTCGAACTGCTGGACGTGAGCGGCCGACGCGTGGCGGAGCGCGAAGTGGGTTCGCTGGGCGCGGGGCGGCACACAGTGGCGCTGGGCGCGGGGCTCCAGCTGGCACCGGGGGTTTACATGGCGCGCCTGCGGGCGGGTTCGAGCGTGCGCGTTGCGCGAGTGGTGGTGCTCGACTAA